From one Chlamydiifrater phoenicopteri genomic stretch:
- a CDS encoding VIT1/CCC1 transporter family protein, producing MDKPHSHFGSHNAKDHVKIVKDRHAVCKGEPHSTRHGFAYSTLKDVCRLAFFLGLLRILFLFSNTPQNQHLPLMLSMGLAFIFFHACMKAKNAWSYIELCHRSIDEEKNEIENNFECEKEELESIFSSKGFKEPLLKEIIEYISSDSKLTLDTMIREELNIDLETFPHPLAQSLSTILGGCLGLGIFLPLMLLKHPLLALSSSVLAVALLSFAKARIIANRAINETVWGAAIFITSLGVGYSLLKIFGA from the coding sequence ATGGATAAACCACACTCCCATTTTGGATCTCACAACGCAAAAGATCATGTAAAAATTGTTAAGGACCGGCATGCCGTTTGTAAGGGAGAGCCTCACAGTACCCGCCATGGCTTTGCTTACAGCACTTTGAAAGATGTCTGCAGATTAGCCTTTTTTTTAGGACTATTACGAATACTTTTTCTTTTTTCCAACACACCTCAAAATCAGCATCTTCCCTTAATGCTTTCTATGGGCCTGGCATTTATCTTTTTCCATGCCTGCATGAAAGCTAAAAATGCGTGGTCCTACATAGAACTTTGTCATCGATCCATCGATGAAGAAAAAAATGAAATAGAAAACAATTTCGAATGTGAAAAAGAAGAACTAGAGTCTATTTTTTCCAGTAAAGGTTTTAAGGAACCTCTACTAAAAGAAATTATTGAGTACATCAGTTCAGACTCCAAACTTACTTTGGACACTATGATTAGAGAAGAGTTGAATATAGATCTAGAGACTTTCCCTCATCCCCTAGCTCAGTCTTTATCCACGATTCTCGGGGGTTGTTTAGGTTTAGGTATTTTTCTCCCCTTGATGTTATTGAAACATCCTTTGCTAGCACTTTCATCCTCCGTACTAGCCGTAGCCCTTCTCTCCTTCGCCAAAGCTAGAATAATAGCTAATCGCGCCATTAATGAAACTGTCTGGGGAGCAGCTATCTTTATTACCTCGCTAGGCGTTGGGTATTCTTTATTGAAAATTTTTGGAGCGTAA
- a CDS encoding cation-translocating P-type ATPase, with the protein MFKKLFPSPFSPELMTDFLDSGMSEDKSPLLSRSGRSLSKNLPLKTSLLSLSTYLTALFLYVSRGFFPESATHLLHLSHLFTLITFFLAGTPAIVKSFEDLAEREFNIDVLMTVAAFGSIFIGSSLEGALLLVLFSISEALGESVSEKAKSTLSSLKQLSPQTAWIFNDEGILKRKTIKSIQVGDIIHVKSGEIVPLDGVIVRGSSSINLTHLTGEKVPIFCKEGSSVPSGARNLEGSFDLRVLKTGADSTLEHIIQLVVRAQKTKPQLQQRLDKYSSVYALSIFTISLGIALLVPLLTSMPFINVEDLNNCSIYRALAFLIAASPCALIIAVPIAYLSAVNSCARQGILLKGGVTLDRLLACSMVAMDKTGTLTTGQLTCLGWDFFGEDSFKTKFLSIVRGVEQSTTHPIAQAIESFIEKQNIPPTILEKYVTKPGEGVQACVNGEKVFVGRIETAIKNVAPENLAQIETLVSDAKKRGEICSLATVGVFSAIFYCKDVLRPDAQEAVKGLADNGLKVVMLTGDHAISAKNTANLLGIDQIYASLTPEAKLKKIETLAKSNRMMMIGDGINDAPALAKSFVGIAMGEAGNAAAIDAADIVLLNNTLSSLPKLLRKAKKTRFIVSQNITLALSIIFFVSIPASLGIIPLWLAVILHEGSTVIVGLNALRLLKN; encoded by the coding sequence GTGTTTAAAAAACTATTTCCTTCCCCCTTTTCTCCAGAACTCATGACAGATTTCCTAGATTCTGGAATGTCTGAAGATAAAAGTCCTCTACTTTCTCGGTCTGGTAGATCTTTGAGTAAAAATTTACCTCTCAAAACCTCCTTACTATCGTTATCGACTTATTTGACTGCTCTTTTTCTATATGTCAGCCGGGGGTTCTTTCCCGAGAGCGCAACTCACTTGCTCCATCTCTCTCATCTTTTTACTTTAATTACTTTTTTCCTAGCTGGCACCCCTGCCATTGTAAAGTCTTTTGAGGACCTAGCGGAAAGAGAATTTAATATAGACGTTCTAATGACTGTAGCAGCTTTTGGATCTATTTTTATAGGGAGTAGCTTGGAAGGCGCTTTATTACTAGTTTTATTTTCCATTTCAGAAGCTTTGGGCGAATCTGTTTCTGAAAAAGCCAAAAGTACTCTTTCTTCTCTCAAGCAACTTTCACCACAGACAGCGTGGATTTTTAATGACGAAGGTATTCTTAAAAGAAAAACAATAAAGTCTATTCAAGTCGGAGATATTATCCATGTCAAAAGCGGCGAAATAGTCCCTTTGGATGGAGTTATTGTCCGCGGCTCATCTTCAATAAATCTTACACATTTAACAGGAGAAAAAGTTCCCATCTTTTGCAAGGAAGGCTCTTCCGTTCCCTCTGGGGCTAGAAATTTAGAAGGCTCCTTTGATCTACGCGTGCTAAAAACTGGAGCAGATTCCACATTAGAACACATTATACAACTTGTCGTTCGAGCACAAAAAACAAAACCCCAGCTCCAGCAACGTTTAGATAAATACTCTTCCGTATATGCTCTTAGTATCTTTACGATATCCTTAGGAATAGCTCTGTTGGTGCCATTACTAACTTCCATGCCTTTTATCAACGTTGAAGATTTAAATAATTGTTCCATCTATCGTGCTTTGGCCTTTCTAATAGCAGCGTCCCCTTGCGCACTCATTATAGCAGTACCTATAGCGTACCTAAGTGCTGTCAACTCCTGTGCTAGACAGGGCATTCTTCTTAAAGGCGGCGTTACTTTAGATCGCCTTTTAGCTTGTAGCATGGTTGCAATGGATAAAACTGGAACACTGACGACAGGACAGCTAACTTGTCTTGGGTGGGACTTCTTTGGTGAAGATTCCTTCAAGACCAAGTTTCTATCCATTGTACGGGGTGTGGAGCAATCAACTACCCATCCCATAGCACAAGCTATAGAAAGCTTTATAGAAAAACAAAATATACCTCCAACCATCTTAGAAAAATATGTAACTAAGCCAGGGGAAGGTGTTCAAGCCTGCGTCAATGGAGAAAAAGTTTTTGTTGGGCGAATAGAAACTGCTATTAAAAATGTTGCCCCAGAGAATTTAGCTCAAATTGAAACTCTCGTCTCTGATGCCAAAAAACGTGGGGAAATATGCTCTTTAGCTACTGTAGGAGTTTTTTCTGCTATTTTCTATTGTAAAGACGTTCTCAGACCTGATGCTCAAGAAGCTGTGAAAGGTTTAGCTGACAACGGGTTAAAAGTAGTAATGTTGACAGGGGATCATGCCATTAGTGCGAAGAATACGGCCAATCTTCTTGGTATCGATCAAATTTACGCCAGTTTAACTCCAGAAGCCAAATTAAAAAAAATTGAAACTTTAGCAAAATCTAACCGGATGATGATGATAGGTGATGGCATAAATGACGCTCCAGCTTTGGCCAAGTCTTTTGTTGGTATTGCTATGGGCGAAGCGGGCAACGCTGCAGCAATAGACGCCGCGGATATTGTATTACTCAACAATACTTTATCTTCTCTTCCCAAACTACTAAGGAAAGCTAAGAAAACACGTTTCATCGTGTCTCAAAATATTACCTTAGCTCTTTCTATAATCTTTTTTGTTTCTATTCCGGCATCACTAGGTATTATTCCATTATGGTTAGCAGTAATCCTTCATGAAGGCAGCACAGTTATCGTGGGATTAAACGCTCTTCGACTCCTCAAGAACTGA
- a CDS encoding alanine/glycine:cation symporter family protein, whose translation MYFLDALNEIISSYIIFPLILFLGGALTIGFRGVQFTRAFQGFRFMLNQEMEKTGGTGNVSRYEVIATILAGNFGTGNIVGMAMALSCGGPGAIVWIWVAGMLGSALQFFGSYIGIRYRYLNSQGEFLGGPIGCLVKGLQSKMFAALFCFFMIITAFSAGNIVQVSSVVSLCSKGSPLTALVVGLLIMLLVIPVLAGGNTRVMRFSAKIIPFVAGFYFFSCLLVIGIHAGRIVPALKEIFTSALGVKAVAGGFGGYSLSRVLATGVSRAVMATDCGSGMVSVLQSNSRSRNPVIDGLVTLVPPVIVLIVCSITTLTLIVSGAYASGETGAFMVVKAFSDSLGSLGVAIVTLAMALFGFTTLLTWFVCAEKGLSYFSSSQTLNFLLKILFIGLIPLGGLMDARFVWVLGDIGFTGMVFFNCLSVIGLLGNIMPLKQQLEDLSKAATAVMDEGS comes from the coding sequence ATGTACTTTTTAGATGCTCTTAACGAGATAATTTCTTCTTATATCATATTTCCCTTAATTCTATTCTTAGGGGGAGCGCTAACCATAGGATTTCGCGGGGTTCAGTTCACTAGAGCCTTTCAAGGATTCCGGTTTATGCTTAACCAGGAAATGGAGAAAACTGGGGGCACAGGAAATGTTTCTCGTTATGAAGTCATAGCTACAATTTTAGCAGGAAATTTTGGAACGGGAAATATTGTTGGAATGGCGATGGCTCTTAGTTGTGGAGGTCCCGGAGCTATTGTCTGGATTTGGGTCGCCGGTATGCTCGGTTCCGCTTTGCAGTTTTTTGGATCTTATATAGGAATAAGATATCGATACCTAAACTCCCAAGGAGAGTTTTTGGGTGGGCCTATTGGCTGTTTGGTAAAAGGGCTTCAAAGCAAAATGTTTGCGGCTCTTTTCTGCTTTTTTATGATAATTACGGCTTTTTCTGCTGGTAATATTGTTCAAGTGAGCTCCGTAGTATCGTTGTGTTCTAAAGGGTCTCCTCTAACAGCTCTTGTTGTCGGGCTGTTAATTATGCTTTTGGTAATCCCGGTCTTGGCCGGAGGAAATACTAGGGTGATGCGTTTTTCAGCTAAAATAATTCCCTTTGTGGCTGGATTTTACTTCTTCTCCTGCTTATTGGTGATTGGGATTCATGCGGGCAGAATTGTTCCGGCTTTAAAGGAAATTTTTACTTCAGCTTTGGGAGTTAAGGCTGTTGCTGGAGGATTCGGGGGATATTCTTTATCAAGGGTTCTAGCTACAGGTGTTAGCAGAGCCGTTATGGCTACAGATTGCGGAAGTGGAATGGTTTCAGTTTTGCAGTCTAACTCTAGATCTCGTAATCCTGTTATCGATGGTCTTGTTACCCTAGTCCCTCCAGTTATTGTTTTGATTGTTTGCTCGATAACAACATTAACTTTGATTGTTTCTGGAGCTTATGCTTCAGGGGAAACAGGAGCTTTTATGGTCGTTAAAGCTTTTTCTGACTCCCTAGGATCTCTCGGAGTAGCAATCGTTACTTTAGCTATGGCTTTGTTCGGATTTACGACACTATTAACCTGGTTTGTTTGTGCTGAAAAAGGATTGTCTTATTTTTCTTCCAGTCAGACTCTTAATTTTCTGTTGAAAATACTGTTTATTGGTCTCATTCCTCTAGGTGGACTTATGGATGCTCGGTTTGTTTGGGTTTTAGGTGATATAGGCTTTACAGGAATGGTGTTTTTCAATTGTTTGTCAGTTATTGGACTGCTTGGTAACATCATGCCTTTGAAACAGCAGCTGGAAGACCTTTCCAAGGCTGCTACTGCAGTTATGGATGAGGGTTCTTGA
- a CDS encoding SET domain-containing protein → MFSRATDLDFINVSFGGGPDNGSSYPVGRAAELLNFQFLSELTFSDWKVESAVRQLCKKAERKHLVSLSSKWLGKFHKKELEFPSFNSFVISWIDSYIGYGVFASKNIPAWSYIGEYTGILRRRKAVWMDENDYCFRYPLPLFTIKYFTIDSGNHGNFTRFINHSDNPNAEAIGVFHDGLFHVIIRSIKPIKAGEEICYHYGPLYWKHRKKRIEFVPREL, encoded by the coding sequence ATGTTCTCTAGAGCAACAGACCTTGATTTCATTAATGTTTCTTTCGGTGGAGGACCTGACAACGGATCTTCCTATCCAGTGGGTCGCGCCGCGGAACTTCTAAATTTCCAATTTCTTTCCGAACTGACTTTCTCTGACTGGAAAGTAGAATCAGCTGTGAGGCAGCTTTGTAAAAAAGCGGAACGAAAGCATCTAGTTTCCTTATCTTCAAAATGGCTAGGAAAATTTCATAAAAAAGAGCTAGAGTTTCCGTCCTTTAACTCGTTTGTGATTTCATGGATTGATTCCTACATAGGGTACGGGGTCTTTGCTTCAAAAAACATCCCCGCCTGGAGTTACATTGGAGAGTACACAGGCATACTAAGGAGGCGGAAAGCTGTCTGGATGGATGAAAACGACTATTGTTTTCGTTATCCTTTACCGTTATTTACGATAAAATATTTTACTATTGACAGTGGAAACCACGGCAACTTTACCCGATTTATCAATCATAGCGACAACCCAAACGCAGAAGCCATAGGCGTCTTCCACGATGGGCTCTTTCACGTTATTATTCGGTCCATTAAACCGATAAAAGCGGGAGAAGAAATCTGCTATCACTACGGCCCTTTGTACTGGAAACACAGAAAAAAGCGGATAGAATTCGTACCCAGAGAACTCTAA
- a CDS encoding MBL fold metallo-hydrolase has translation MIGFCPLASGSKGNSFFLGTADCKILIDLGISKNSVLPKLSELGVHPEDIHAILVTHEHIDHTSGIKSFAKTFGTPIIANLETAKALCRSLEFHPQFKIFSTGDTFKFQDLTIRSFSVCHDAVDPVGFVFSYQNERLGFCTDTGFVTSLLITDLMDCDYLVVEANHEPDLVLRSSRPSVYKNRVLSRLGHLSNDECGKLLSHITSPKLKELYLAHLSAETNTEQIAFDKVCFYLSKTTKVIPKIAYQDKLSEPLFFEKSTKLISAL, from the coding sequence ATGATAGGTTTTTGCCCCCTAGCTTCAGGTTCTAAAGGAAACAGTTTTTTCCTAGGGACTGCCGACTGTAAAATTTTGATAGACCTTGGAATCAGCAAAAATTCCGTACTTCCCAAGCTATCAGAGCTAGGTGTACACCCAGAAGATATTCATGCAATCTTGGTAACACATGAACACATAGACCATACTTCTGGAATAAAAAGTTTTGCAAAGACGTTCGGCACACCGATAATAGCTAATTTAGAAACAGCAAAAGCTCTGTGTCGTTCTCTGGAATTTCACCCTCAATTCAAAATATTTTCCACTGGGGATACTTTTAAGTTTCAAGATTTAACCATCCGATCTTTCAGCGTCTGTCATGATGCCGTAGACCCGGTAGGTTTTGTCTTTTCTTATCAAAATGAACGCTTAGGTTTCTGCACCGATACTGGATTTGTTACATCCCTGCTCATAACAGACCTTATGGATTGCGACTATCTGGTGGTGGAAGCCAACCATGAACCAGACTTGGTACTTCGATCTTCCCGACCTTCTGTATACAAAAACAGAGTATTGAGTAGATTGGGCCACCTCTCCAATGATGAATGTGGTAAATTGCTTTCTCACATAACATCGCCCAAGTTAAAAGAATTATACCTAGCTCATCTGTCGGCCGAAACAAATACTGAGCAAATAGCTTTTGATAAAGTCTGTTTTTACCTATCCAAGACAACGAAGGTAATTCCAAAAATTGCCTACCAAGATAAACTTTCTGAACCATTATTCTTTGAAAAATCGACAAAATTAATCTCAGCTCTATAA
- a CDS encoding FtsK/SpoIIIE family DNA translocase has protein sequence MSKEKKAPKFSILPSLPPLAKAIIYLFWSCFSCLSLISFHPNQPCTQNWIGLLGWSLSTILTYSFGAAALAFPPYLFLLSVLNFKKTPLHLIRKKHLALVIALISLSFLLSMASPTAVLPSYLENKLPRFSIGLDSPVSYLGGIPFYIAYTGQSICVKHLIGRVGTAVLFSTSLVGAILYLSNGLAFAKKKNLGSSVKKRLYSLLSFLKKVMSNLLDKRKYLPKPSIKITSKQIGNPLIPTILPSSESSPPPCTPLPTSSKPKDPLLLITPHPQERSLNSFIQSSPARKSSLENKKHDLTKSFPKTPFPSDSSKITPLPLTPQPKITAQKTTPLRHPEEFLPDCHLLSKKTSNSNLSLKEELKNKAQVLHDTLSSFGIEVSLGNICSGPTLASFEVLPQTGVKVQKIKALENDIALNLQASSIRIIAPIPGKAAVGIEIPNPYPQEVSFRDLLEDYRKSSTRLQIPLLLGKKANGENLWADLATMPHLIIAGTTGSGKSVCINAIVMSIIMTTHPSDIKLVIVDPKKVELTGYSELPHMLSPVVTEAKDAHSALIWLVKEMEQRYEILRRLGLRNIQSFNSRTVDEEIEGSLDLEIPSKMPFIVGIIDELADLLLSSSQDVETPIVRLAQMARAVGIHLILATQRPSREVITGLIKANFPSRISFKVSSRINSQIVIDEPGAEILMGNGDMLFLSPSSFGTIRAQGAYIRDDDINRVIQDLCKKFPTNYVVPSFDISDLSCDVNFSEKDPLLQQAKDLILQTGNASTTFLQRKLKVGYARAASLMDQLEEAGVIGPSEGAKPRKILSRLHPPEHLQ, from the coding sequence ATGTCTAAGGAAAAAAAAGCCCCAAAGTTCTCTATTCTTCCTTCTCTCCCTCCCCTAGCTAAAGCTATTATTTATCTGTTTTGGTCTTGTTTTTCCTGTTTGAGCTTGATTAGTTTTCACCCAAATCAACCATGCACCCAGAATTGGATAGGATTACTGGGATGGTCCTTAAGCACAATCCTTACATACTCGTTCGGAGCCGCAGCCCTAGCCTTTCCTCCATACCTTTTTCTCCTCTCCGTACTCAACTTTAAGAAAACCCCCCTTCACCTAATTAGAAAAAAACACCTAGCCTTAGTTATAGCCCTTATATCCTTGTCTTTCTTGTTGTCTATGGCCTCACCCACAGCTGTACTACCCTCTTATTTGGAAAATAAGTTACCTCGATTTTCTATAGGCTTAGATTCTCCCGTTTCTTATCTAGGAGGAATCCCGTTCTACATTGCCTATACAGGACAATCTATCTGCGTAAAGCACCTAATCGGCAGAGTAGGAACTGCCGTACTTTTTTCAACTTCTCTAGTTGGAGCAATCCTTTACCTGAGTAATGGCCTGGCTTTTGCCAAAAAAAAAAACCTGGGAAGCTCTGTAAAAAAACGCCTTTACTCCCTGCTCTCTTTTCTCAAAAAAGTTATGTCAAACCTTTTAGACAAAAGGAAGTATCTACCAAAACCTTCTATAAAAATTACCTCTAAGCAAATCGGCAACCCACTGATTCCAACTATCCTTCCTTCATCAGAATCCTCGCCCCCCCCTTGCACTCCCCTCCCTACATCCAGTAAGCCAAAAGATCCTCTACTTCTAATTACACCTCATCCACAAGAAAGATCTTTAAACAGTTTTATTCAAAGTTCGCCAGCCAGAAAATCTTCTCTAGAAAATAAAAAACACGACCTAACAAAAAGCTTCCCCAAAACCCCTTTTCCATCCGATTCTTCTAAAATCACTCCTCTGCCACTCACCCCTCAACCCAAAATAACCGCTCAAAAAACCACCCCTTTACGTCACCCAGAGGAATTTCTTCCGGACTGCCACCTGCTCAGCAAAAAAACTTCTAACTCTAATCTCTCTTTAAAAGAAGAATTGAAAAACAAGGCCCAAGTATTGCACGATACTCTGTCCAGCTTTGGCATAGAAGTTTCTCTTGGAAATATCTGCTCTGGACCAACTCTGGCCTCTTTTGAAGTCCTGCCTCAAACGGGTGTAAAAGTTCAAAAAATTAAAGCTTTAGAAAATGATATCGCTCTCAATTTACAAGCTTCTAGCATTCGGATCATAGCTCCCATTCCTGGAAAAGCCGCTGTAGGAATAGAAATACCCAACCCCTATCCTCAAGAAGTTAGTTTTCGAGATTTACTAGAAGATTACAGGAAGTCCTCAACCAGGCTTCAAATTCCCCTTTTGCTTGGGAAGAAGGCAAATGGAGAAAATCTCTGGGCAGATCTAGCGACAATGCCTCATTTAATCATTGCTGGAACGACCGGTTCAGGAAAGTCTGTCTGCATCAATGCTATCGTCATGTCCATTATTATGACAACGCACCCATCGGACATCAAACTAGTCATTGTTGATCCTAAAAAAGTGGAACTTACAGGATATTCTGAATTACCCCACATGCTGTCTCCCGTCGTAACAGAAGCTAAAGATGCGCACTCTGCATTAATATGGCTTGTCAAAGAAATGGAGCAGCGCTACGAAATTCTTAGACGCCTCGGGCTAAGAAACATTCAATCTTTCAACTCTCGTACCGTAGATGAAGAAATAGAAGGATCTTTGGACTTAGAGATTCCGTCAAAAATGCCTTTTATTGTTGGAATAATTGATGAATTAGCTGATCTACTTCTATCATCATCCCAAGATGTTGAAACACCTATTGTTAGGCTAGCCCAAATGGCCCGAGCTGTTGGCATACATCTTATCCTAGCTACCCAGAGACCTTCTAGAGAAGTCATTACTGGATTAATCAAGGCTAACTTCCCCTCAAGAATCTCTTTCAAAGTTTCCAGCAGAATCAATAGTCAAATAGTCATAGACGAGCCTGGAGCAGAAATTCTAATGGGAAATGGAGACATGTTGTTCCTTTCCCCCTCAAGCTTTGGGACCATTCGGGCTCAAGGCGCCTATATTCGTGATGATGATATCAACAGAGTCATACAAGATCTCTGCAAAAAATTTCCCACAAATTATGTCGTTCCCTCTTTTGATATTTCTGATCTTAGTTGTGACGTAAATTTTTCTGAAAAAGACCCCCTTCTTCAACAAGCAAAAGATTTAATTTTACAAACAGGTAACGCCTCTACAACTTTCTTACAGAGAAAATTAAAAGTTGGCTATGCCAGAGCAGCTAGCTTGATGGACCAATTAGAAGAAGCCGGAGTTATAGGCCCTTCAGAGGGGGCTAAGCCTAGAAAAATTTTATCACGATTACATCCCCCAGAGCACTTACAATGA
- a CDS encoding YbhB/YbcL family Raf kinase inhibitor-like protein, whose translation MQLKALSFPHGGDIPSKHTCQGIEVSPELVFLDVPKETKTLALIMEDPDVPEHIREDRLWVHWVIYNISPDTKGIKEGEVLPACFGVNTSGTLVYQGPCPPDRKHRYFFTLYALDCILNPEPMMTRDRLILLMDGHVLAKAELLGTYEKF comes from the coding sequence ATGCAGCTTAAAGCTCTGTCGTTTCCTCACGGAGGGGATATACCATCAAAACATACTTGCCAGGGGATAGAAGTTTCTCCGGAGCTAGTTTTTTTAGACGTTCCCAAAGAAACTAAAACTTTGGCTTTGATTATGGAAGATCCTGATGTCCCAGAACATATTCGGGAAGATCGATTGTGGGTTCACTGGGTGATATATAATATCTCTCCAGATACCAAGGGCATAAAAGAGGGAGAAGTCCTACCGGCTTGTTTTGGCGTAAATACCTCAGGAACTTTAGTATACCAAGGACCCTGTCCTCCAGACAGAAAACACCGGTATTTTTTTACTTTGTATGCTTTGGATTGTATTTTAAATCCAGAGCCTATGATGACTAGAGACAGGCTTATTTTGCTCATGGATGGACACGTGCTGGCTAAAGCAGAATTGCTTGGGACCTATGAAAAATTTTAG
- the serS gene encoding serine--tRNA ligase, with translation MLDIRLLRKNPEEYETRLRSKDSSISLAPLLALDKTVRSLKTESEGLVAKKRVLSEKIHITKKENPEALPALLEQVDLLSNQIKSLEDSLTQSEAELMDMLARIPNIPEESIPISPGKEGNKVIKTVGEKPNFTFTPLHHLELNQKLDLLDFRLSAKTTGSGWPAYRGLGARLEWALLSYMLDKQHSKGFTLWLPPLAVRQEILFGSGQIPKFDGQYYPVENGDKQLFLIPTAEVVLNGFHSNEVLELSDLPLMYAAFSPCFRKEAGAAGANERGLVRMHQFHKIEMFSFATPETEDDVFEKFLGVAEEILQELGLHYQLSLLSTGDMSFTATKTIDVEVWLPGQNSYYEVSSISKCGDYQSRRSNTRYKNQAGKMNFVHTLNGSGLATPRLFVAILENYQQEDGSVIIPEVLRPYLGNKALLTPTN, from the coding sequence ATGCTGGACATCCGTTTGCTTCGAAAGAACCCAGAAGAATATGAAACTCGATTACGATCGAAAGACTCTTCTATTTCCCTGGCTCCTTTATTAGCTTTAGACAAAACCGTTCGCTCTCTAAAAACAGAATCCGAAGGTCTTGTAGCCAAAAAGCGAGTCCTTTCAGAGAAAATTCATATTACCAAAAAAGAAAACCCGGAGGCCCTGCCAGCACTTTTAGAACAGGTAGATTTGCTATCTAATCAAATTAAATCTTTAGAAGACTCCCTAACACAATCTGAGGCAGAGCTGATGGACATGTTAGCTCGAATTCCTAACATTCCAGAAGAAAGCATTCCTATCTCTCCAGGAAAAGAGGGGAACAAAGTTATTAAAACCGTGGGAGAAAAGCCTAATTTTACTTTCACTCCTCTCCACCATCTTGAACTAAATCAAAAACTAGATTTATTGGACTTTCGTTTGTCAGCGAAGACGACAGGCTCCGGGTGGCCAGCCTATCGTGGATTAGGCGCTCGTTTAGAGTGGGCTTTGTTGTCATATATGTTGGACAAACAACATTCCAAAGGATTTACTCTGTGGCTGCCACCTCTAGCCGTTCGGCAAGAAATTTTATTCGGATCCGGTCAAATTCCGAAATTTGACGGGCAGTATTATCCCGTAGAAAATGGAGATAAGCAGCTATTTCTCATTCCAACAGCTGAAGTTGTTCTAAACGGATTTCACTCAAATGAGGTGCTCGAACTTTCTGATCTTCCTCTAATGTATGCAGCCTTTTCCCCTTGTTTTAGAAAGGAAGCAGGAGCTGCGGGGGCCAATGAGCGGGGACTTGTACGTATGCATCAATTCCACAAAATTGAAATGTTTTCTTTTGCTACACCAGAAACAGAAGATGATGTTTTTGAAAAGTTTTTAGGAGTAGCAGAAGAGATACTTCAAGAACTAGGCCTACATTATCAACTTTCACTTTTATCTACAGGCGATATGTCTTTTACAGCAACAAAGACCATAGATGTCGAAGTGTGGTTGCCAGGACAAAACTCTTATTACGAGGTATCATCTATATCTAAATGCGGGGACTATCAGTCTAGAAGATCAAATACCAGATACAAAAATCAAGCTGGCAAGATGAATTTTGTACACACGCTAAATGGATCAGGCTTAGCTACGCCCCGTCTTTTTGTTGCTATTTTGGAAAATTACCAACAAGAAGATGGATCTGTGATTATTCCTGAAGTACTTCGTCCATATCTAGGCAATAAAGCACTGCTAACTCCAACCAATTAA